From Cyanobium sp. Tous-M-B4, the proteins below share one genomic window:
- a CDS encoding type II toxin-antitoxin system VapC family toxin yields MILDTFVLLAILQREPGWERHQQALEQAEVLRLSAGTLQELLLLAHCRRVLEPMRTLLDLIDPDVVPVDADMAERALGIFKRFGKGQGHPAQLNFGDCFAAALAERDQLPLGYIGDDFSKAGF; encoded by the coding sequence GTGATTCTGGATACTTTTGTGCTGCTCGCAATTCTTCAGCGAGAACCTGGGTGGGAGCGACACCAGCAGGCGCTCGAGCAAGCTGAAGTCCTACGACTGTCCGCAGGCACCCTGCAGGAGCTGCTGCTGCTTGCTCACTGCCGTCGTGTGCTCGAACCGATGCGGACGTTGCTGGATCTCATTGATCCTGATGTGGTGCCGGTGGATGCGGATATGGCAGAGCGCGCTCTCGGCATCTTTAAGCGTTTTGGCAAGGGTCAGGGCCATCCCGCCCAGCTCAACTTCGGGGATTGTTTTGCGGCGGCACTTGCTGAGCGTGACCAATTGCCCCTTGGCTACATCGGCGACGATTTCAGCAAGGCGGGCTTCTGA
- a CDS encoding diacylglycerol kinase produces the protein MPTTTPRPYEPLRKMRVICHGLRLAMRDKAVAYKVVLAAGLLAIAFAQRAWLDFGLVLVTTALVLSAELLNTALEELCDYVQPERAPQIGATKDIAAAAVSICMGAWVIVMLIEGWRLLLARA, from the coding sequence ATGCCAACCACCACCCCCAGGCCCTACGAGCCACTGCGCAAAATGCGCGTTATCTGCCACGGCCTGCGCCTGGCCATGCGCGACAAGGCAGTGGCCTACAAGGTAGTGCTGGCAGCTGGGCTCCTGGCGATCGCCTTCGCCCAGCGGGCCTGGCTGGATTTCGGTCTGGTGCTGGTGACCACGGCGTTGGTGCTTTCAGCCGAACTGCTCAACACCGCCCTCGAGGAGCTGTGCGACTACGTGCAGCCGGAGCGCGCACCCCAGATCGGGGCCACCAAGGACATCGCCGCTGCCGCCGTGAGCATATGCATGGGGGCCTGGGTGATCGTGATGCTGATCGAGGGCTGGCGCCTGCTGCTGGCAAGGGCCTAA
- a CDS encoding citrate synthase, with translation MRWRSLVVTGAATPAPFRPGLEGVPATQSSICDIDGQRGVLTYRGYPVDQLASSSSFLETAYLLIWGELPTAEQLQEFEQEVQMHRRVSFRIRDMMKCFPSGGHPMDALQSSAASLGLFYSRRALDNPEYIVSAVVRLIAKIPTMVAAFQLIRKGQDPIQPRDDLAYAANFLYMLTEREPDPLAARIFDACLILHAEHSLNASTFSARVTASTLTDPYAVVASAVGTLAGPLHGGANEDVLEMLGQIGSPDQVAPWLDRAIAGKQKIMGFGHREYKVKDPRAVILQSLAEQLFDQFGHDPMYDLARKLEEVAAERLGPKGIFPNVDFYSGLVYRKLGIPEDLFTPIFAIARTAGWLAHWKEQLGANRIYRPSQIYTGQPSRDWQPVGAR, from the coding sequence GTGCGGTGGAGAAGCTTGGTAGTAACAGGAGCGGCGACCCCAGCCCCATTTCGGCCGGGTTTGGAAGGGGTGCCGGCTACCCAGTCGTCGATCTGCGACATCGATGGCCAGCGGGGGGTGCTCACCTATCGCGGCTACCCCGTAGACCAGCTGGCATCCAGCAGCTCCTTTCTGGAGACGGCCTACCTGCTGATCTGGGGCGAGCTGCCCACCGCTGAGCAGCTGCAGGAGTTTGAGCAGGAGGTGCAGATGCACCGCCGGGTCAGCTTCCGCATCCGGGACATGATGAAGTGCTTCCCCTCCGGGGGGCATCCGATGGATGCACTGCAGAGCAGCGCCGCCTCCTTGGGCCTTTTTTATTCCCGTCGAGCCCTCGACAACCCCGAATACATCGTTTCGGCGGTGGTGCGGCTGATCGCCAAGATCCCCACGATGGTGGCGGCCTTCCAGCTGATCAGGAAGGGTCAAGATCCGATCCAACCCCGCGACGACCTGGCCTACGCCGCCAATTTTCTCTACATGCTCACGGAGCGGGAGCCCGATCCGCTGGCGGCCCGCATCTTTGACGCCTGTCTGATCCTGCACGCCGAGCACAGCCTCAATGCCAGCACCTTCAGCGCCCGGGTGACGGCCAGCACCCTCACCGACCCCTATGCCGTTGTGGCGTCAGCGGTTGGCACCCTGGCGGGCCCCCTGCACGGCGGCGCCAATGAAGATGTGCTGGAGATGCTCGGCCAGATCGGCAGCCCAGATCAGGTGGCGCCCTGGCTGGATCGGGCGATTGCCGGCAAGCAAAAAATCATGGGTTTTGGCCACCGGGAATACAAGGTGAAGGACCCCCGGGCTGTGATTCTCCAAAGTCTGGCGGAGCAGCTCTTCGACCAGTTCGGTCACGATCCGATGTACGACCTAGCCCGCAAGCTGGAGGAGGTGGCGGCCGAGCGCCTAGGGCCTAAGGGAATTTTCCCCAACGTCGACTTCTATTCAGGCCTGGTGTACCGCAAGCTCGGCATCCCTGAAGATCTCTTCACGCCCATTTTTGCTATCGCCCGCACGGCTGGCTGGCTGGCCCATTGGAAGGAGCAGCTGGGGGCTAATCGCATCTACCGGCCCTCTCAGATCTATACCGGTCAGCCCTCCCGTGACTGGCAGCCCGTGGGGGCCCGCTAA
- the cysC gene encoding adenylyl-sulfate kinase has protein sequence MSAAPSTPTYGELTNQGASTNIAWHHTTVDRAARAEQQGHRSAILWFTGLSGSGKSTLANAVNSALFERGLSCYVLDGDNIRHGLCKDLGFSDAAREENIRRIGEVSKLFLDAGVVVLTAFVSPFKADRDKARALVDAGDFIEIHCAADLGTCEQRDTKGLYAKARAGEIKEFTGISSPYEAPEQPELRVDTGAQSLEDSVAVVLSYLAAQGVIPPGS, from the coding sequence ATGTCCGCCGCTCCCTCCACCCCCACCTACGGCGAACTCACCAACCAGGGAGCCTCCACCAACATCGCCTGGCACCACACCACGGTGGACCGGGCAGCCCGGGCCGAACAGCAGGGCCACCGCAGCGCCATCCTTTGGTTCACCGGCCTGAGCGGCTCGGGCAAGAGCACCCTGGCCAACGCCGTGAACTCCGCCCTGTTTGAACGGGGGCTCTCCTGCTACGTGCTCGATGGAGACAACATCCGCCACGGCCTTTGCAAGGACCTGGGCTTCTCCGACGCCGCCCGCGAGGAGAACATCCGCCGCATCGGCGAGGTGAGCAAACTGTTCCTCGATGCGGGTGTGGTGGTGCTCACCGCCTTCGTGTCGCCCTTCAAGGCCGACCGCGACAAGGCCCGCGCCCTGGTCGATGCCGGCGACTTCATCGAGATCCACTGCGCCGCCGACCTAGGCACCTGCGAGCAGCGCGACACCAAGGGGCTCTATGCCAAGGCCCGGGCCGGCGAGATCAAGGAGTTCACCGGCATCTCCAGCCCCTATGAAGCCCCCGAGCAGCCCGAGCTACGGGTGGACACCGGCGCCCAGAGCCTGGAGGATTCGGTGGCCGTGGTGCTCAGCTATCTGGCGGCTCAGGGCGTGATCCCGCCGGGGAGCTGA
- the nuoH gene encoding NADH-quinone oxidoreductase subunit NuoH: protein MLTTTAPGLDLEASFEQALQGFGLSPAAAHLLWLPLPMVLVLVAAVVGVLVNVWLERKISAAVQQRIGPEYAGALGVLQPMADGLKLVFKEDIIPARADGLLFTLGPVLVLIPVILSWLVVPFGQHLLISNVGIGIFLWISLSSIQPIGLLMSGYASNNKYSLLGGLRAAAQSISYEIPLALAVLAVVMMSNSLSTVDIVNQQTGAGILSWNIWRQPVGFVIFWICALAECERLPFDLPEAEEELVAGYQTEYSGMKFALFYLGSYINLVLSALLVSVLYLGGWGFPIPVEWLASWLHQPIDASLVQLITGSVGIVMTVLKAYLLVFLAILLRWTTPRVRIDQLLDLGWKFLLPIALVNLLITAALKLAFPAVFGG, encoded by the coding sequence ATGCTGACCACCACGGCTCCGGGCCTGGATCTAGAGGCCAGTTTTGAGCAGGCCCTGCAGGGCTTCGGCCTGAGTCCTGCCGCCGCCCACCTGTTGTGGCTGCCCCTGCCCATGGTGCTGGTGCTGGTGGCGGCCGTGGTGGGCGTGCTGGTCAACGTCTGGCTGGAGCGCAAGATCTCAGCAGCGGTGCAGCAGCGCATTGGTCCTGAATATGCCGGCGCTTTAGGGGTGCTTCAGCCGATGGCCGATGGCCTCAAGCTGGTGTTCAAGGAAGACATCATCCCCGCCCGGGCTGATGGCCTGCTGTTCACCCTCGGCCCAGTGCTGGTGCTGATTCCGGTGATTCTCAGCTGGTTGGTAGTGCCCTTCGGCCAGCACCTGCTGATCAGCAACGTTGGCATCGGTATTTTCCTTTGGATTTCGCTGAGCAGCATCCAGCCAATCGGCCTGCTGATGAGCGGCTACGCCTCCAACAACAAGTATTCGCTGCTGGGGGGTCTGCGGGCGGCGGCCCAGTCGATCAGCTACGAGATCCCCCTAGCCCTGGCTGTGCTGGCGGTGGTGATGATGAGCAATTCGCTTAGCACCGTTGACATCGTCAACCAGCAGACCGGCGCTGGCATCCTCAGTTGGAACATCTGGCGTCAGCCGGTGGGCTTTGTGATCTTCTGGATCTGCGCCCTAGCCGAATGTGAGCGCCTGCCTTTCGACCTTCCTGAGGCCGAGGAGGAGCTGGTGGCTGGCTACCAGACCGAGTATTCGGGCATGAAGTTTGCCCTCTTCTATCTGGGCAGCTACATCAACCTGGTGCTCTCGGCCCTGCTGGTGTCGGTGCTTTACCTGGGCGGCTGGGGTTTCCCCATCCCAGTGGAGTGGCTGGCCAGCTGGCTGCACCAGCCGATCGATGCATCCTTGGTGCAACTGATCACCGGCTCGGTAGGCATCGTCATGACGGTGCTCAAGGCCTATCTGCTGGTGTTTCTGGCGATCCTGCTGCGCTGGACCACTCCGCGGGTGCGCATCGACCAGCTGCTCGATCTGGGCTGGAAGTTTTTGCTACCGATTGCCCTCGTCAACCTGCTGATCACGGCAGCTCTCAAGCTGGCCTTCCCGGCTGTTTTTGGTGGCTGA
- a CDS encoding rhodanese-like domain-containing protein has product MAPIETTPQTIRARDLQERLERGEAIQLVDVREDTELELARLPHAVVHLPLGRSNEWIGQLNQLLDRDRPVAVLCHAGVRSWHLGCWLMQEHGFGAVWNVQGGIDAWSVEVDPAVPRY; this is encoded by the coding sequence ATGGCACCTATCGAGACGACACCGCAGACAATCCGGGCCCGCGACCTGCAAGAGCGGCTGGAGCGGGGCGAGGCGATCCAGCTGGTGGACGTGCGCGAAGACACCGAACTGGAATTGGCCCGCCTGCCCCATGCCGTGGTGCATCTGCCCCTAGGCCGATCTAACGAGTGGATTGGCCAGCTCAACCAGCTGCTCGACCGCGACCGACCCGTAGCCGTGCTGTGCCACGCCGGCGTGCGCAGCTGGCATCTGGGCTGCTGGCTGATGCAGGAACACGGCTTTGGTGCGGTCTGGAACGTGCAAGGGGGCATCGACGCCTGGAGTGTGGAGGTGGATCCGGCCGTACCCCGCTACTGA
- a CDS encoding translation initiation factor, whose translation MARKGGWQEFSSNSASTARPTPAGSGPTGAPSPKAQQQVRVQRTKAGKGGKLVTAITGLEAPEAELKTLLKQLKAIAGTGGTVKDGVIELQGDQVAVALGALEQAGYRPKQAGG comes from the coding sequence ATGGCAAGAAAAGGCGGCTGGCAGGAATTCAGCAGCAACTCCGCAAGCACGGCCAGGCCCACCCCGGCTGGGTCCGGCCCAACGGGCGCACCCAGCCCAAAGGCCCAGCAGCAGGTGAGGGTGCAGCGCACCAAGGCCGGCAAAGGCGGAAAACTAGTGACAGCGATCACGGGCCTTGAGGCGCCGGAAGCCGAGCTAAAGACCCTGCTCAAACAGCTCAAGGCCATTGCCGGAACAGGCGGCACCGTCAAAGACGGCGTGATCGAGCTGCAGGGAGACCAGGTGGCCGTGGCCCTGGGGGCGCTGGAGCAGGCCGGCTACCGGCCCAAGCAGGCGGGAGGCTGA
- the ndhI gene encoding NAD(P)H-quinone oxidoreductase subunit I: protein MFGFLKKVGDYTRDAVGAANYLTQGLAVTFDHLRRRPITVQYPYEKLIPSERYRGRIHYEFDKCIACEVCVRVCPINLPVVDWVMNKATKKKELRNYSIDFGVCIFCGNCVEYCPTNCLSMTEEYELAAFDRHSLNFDNIALGRLPTSVTSDPAVVPLKELVYLPKGVLDPHDVPDTAPRVGKLPEQVLESLPSGDAS from the coding sequence ATGTTCGGGTTTCTCAAGAAAGTCGGTGACTACACCCGCGATGCGGTGGGTGCGGCCAACTACCTGACCCAGGGTCTGGCGGTGACCTTTGATCACCTGCGGCGCCGGCCGATCACAGTTCAATACCCCTACGAGAAGCTGATCCCCTCGGAGCGCTATCGGGGCCGCATCCACTACGAATTCGACAAGTGCATCGCCTGTGAGGTGTGTGTGCGGGTCTGCCCGATCAACCTGCCGGTGGTGGATTGGGTGATGAACAAAGCCACCAAGAAAAAGGAGCTGCGTAACTACTCGATTGACTTCGGGGTGTGCATCTTCTGTGGCAATTGCGTGGAGTATTGCCCCACCAACTGCCTTTCTATGACCGAGGAATACGAGCTGGCAGCTTTTGATCGCCACAGCCTCAACTTCGACAACATCGCCCTTGGTCGCCTGCCTACCAGTGTTACCAGCGATCCGGCTGTCGTCCCCCTGAAGGAGTTGGTCTACCTTCCCAAGGGAGTACTCGATCCTCACGATGTGCCGGATACGGCGCCGCGGGTGGGCAAACTGCCAGAGCAGGTGCTCGAATCCCTGCCTAGCGGAGACGCGTCATGA
- a CDS encoding DUF3352 domain-containing protein — protein sequence MDPSCVGRMKARPFLAVVLAVTLLLLSLAAGGWWLVLQRSPLQLQHQQLVSPRAARFVPRQAALSLYLLSDGEQPVGYARAVAPPRQRRQAAEAVAGLRDGAFAAAGLDYPGELAPWLGRELGFALLASEPGAAPDGWLLALRSRDADGARRFLQRFWQTRSLAGTDLQISSYRGMGLISGRGALVGTSPVPIATALIDDDLVLIASGRGVLEQALDVSQIDELNQAASPRFKQAVQRLEQGALLLTARPETLGPWLGLPGEFTAPGVVQELVASLRPDNRSLELEALLQFAADAAVPVPSATGTTEIDPTGAVLLEALQGPSESLALIQRPAAWPAYWQPLLAAVLQAEPGSFPALVTAAADGPLLRSEASQGWLLGTGVDQPQPEALAGVLAAEGLIAAPLPVEGDPDLRVWTRLEAGQAGRRFARGDANQLQASLEGARSSQGRLAWWGQTLAVLQEQRDSRKPPRLRLEQLAGLDLPQAPLQWAMAAGRAQPLLQRWSTWQLLSALAGQPLAPAVQSLSLGWEAQPDANLHLKAHLEFG from the coding sequence ATGGACCCATCCTGCGTGGGGCGCATGAAGGCCCGCCCGTTTTTGGCGGTCGTGCTGGCGGTGACATTGCTGTTGCTGAGCCTGGCGGCGGGTGGCTGGTGGCTGGTGCTGCAGCGCTCCCCCCTGCAGCTGCAGCACCAGCAGCTGGTTTCGCCCCGGGCGGCCCGCTTTGTGCCCCGCCAAGCCGCCCTGAGCCTCTATTTGCTCAGCGATGGCGAGCAGCCGGTGGGTTACGCCCGGGCGGTGGCTCCCCCCCGCCAGCGCCGCCAGGCGGCTGAGGCGGTCGCCGGCCTTAGGGATGGTGCTTTCGCTGCTGCCGGCCTCGACTATCCCGGCGAGCTGGCCCCCTGGTTGGGCCGCGAACTCGGCTTTGCCCTACTGGCCTCAGAGCCCGGGGCGGCGCCCGATGGCTGGTTGCTGGCCCTGCGCAGTCGCGACGCTGACGGCGCCCGCCGCTTCCTGCAGCGCTTCTGGCAGACCCGCAGTCTTGCGGGCACCGACCTGCAGATCAGCAGCTACCGCGGCATGGGCTTGATCAGTGGCCGTGGTGCCCTGGTGGGCACCAGCCCGGTGCCGATCGCTACGGCGCTGATCGACGACGACCTGGTGTTGATCGCGTCGGGTCGGGGGGTGCTGGAGCAGGCCCTTGACGTCTCCCAGATCGATGAGCTCAACCAAGCGGCCAGCCCCCGCTTTAAGCAGGCGGTGCAGCGCCTTGAGCAGGGGGCGCTGCTGCTCACAGCCCGGCCAGAAACCCTGGGGCCCTGGTTGGGGTTGCCGGGTGAGTTCACGGCGCCTGGGGTCGTGCAGGAGCTGGTGGCCAGCCTGCGCCCCGATAACCGCTCCTTGGAGCTGGAGGCCCTGCTGCAGTTCGCTGCAGATGCCGCAGTGCCGGTTCCCTCGGCCACGGGCACTACGGAAATTGACCCCACAGGAGCAGTCTTATTGGAGGCCCTGCAGGGCCCCTCAGAGAGCCTGGCCCTGATCCAGCGCCCCGCCGCTTGGCCGGCCTACTGGCAGCCCCTGCTGGCGGCAGTGCTGCAGGCTGAGCCGGGATCTTTCCCGGCCTTGGTGACCGCCGCCGCCGATGGCCCACTGCTGCGCAGTGAGGCAAGTCAGGGCTGGCTGCTGGGCACTGGCGTCGACCAACCGCAGCCGGAGGCCCTCGCTGGGGTGCTGGCTGCCGAGGGATTGATCGCCGCGCCGCTGCCGGTGGAAGGGGATCCCGATCTGCGGGTCTGGACCAGGCTGGAGGCTGGCCAGGCTGGACGCCGATTCGCTCGCGGCGATGCCAACCAGCTGCAGGCCAGCCTGGAGGGCGCCCGCTCCAGCCAGGGCCGCCTGGCCTGGTGGGGTCAGACCCTGGCGGTGCTGCAGGAGCAGCGTGACTCCCGCAAGCCGCCCCGGCTGCGGCTGGAGCAGCTCGCCGGCCTCGATCTACCCCAGGCTCCCCTGCAGTGGGCTATGGCGGCGGGCCGGGCCCAGCCCTTGCTGCAGCGCTGGAGCACCTGGCAGCTGTTGTCGGCCCTGGCCGGCCAGCCCCTGGCCCCGGCCGTGCAGAGCCTGAGCCTGGGCTGGGAAGCGCAGCCTGACGCCAACCTGCACCTCAAGGCCCACCTTGAATTCGGTTGA
- a CDS encoding AI-2E family transporter, translating to MLERLVLPPWLKAGLALPLLVLNLWVLRQLLLPLAPFPALFVAAALIGFLLDLPSRWLMGRGLPRWLAYALVVGVSVGLIGLAAVWLVPRLIEQLGELITALPGWLAQGETLLQQLQAWAVTRGLPTDFGDLSSELLTRTSQLARQFSQQLLSLLGTTVGLTVNTVIVLVLAVFLLLGGEGISAGLAQWLPPRVRELVVATLNRTFRGYFAGQVVLALILSLAQIVVFTLLGIPYGVLFAVAIGFTTLVPYASALTIVAVSVLLALDDPRTGLEVLAAAISVGQVVDQVIQPRLMGRIVGLQPAWLLISLPVGARLGSLLGLGDLLGLVLAVPVASCAKTFLDAWGDQLRAGEVPVVSSPAGSRPEPPDS from the coding sequence ATGCTGGAACGGCTCGTTCTGCCTCCCTGGCTCAAGGCCGGCCTGGCCCTGCCCCTGCTGGTGCTCAACCTCTGGGTGCTGCGCCAACTGCTGCTGCCCCTGGCACCCTTCCCGGCCCTATTTGTGGCGGCGGCCCTGATCGGCTTTCTGCTGGATCTGCCCAGCCGCTGGCTGATGGGCCGTGGTCTGCCGCGCTGGCTTGCCTACGCCCTGGTGGTGGGGGTGAGTGTGGGCCTGATCGGCCTGGCCGCCGTCTGGCTGGTGCCCCGGCTGATCGAGCAGCTGGGCGAGCTGATCACGGCCCTGCCCGGCTGGTTGGCCCAGGGGGAAACCCTGTTGCAGCAGCTGCAGGCCTGGGCGGTGACGCGCGGGCTGCCCACCGATTTCGGCGACCTCAGCAGCGAGCTGCTCACCCGCACAAGCCAGCTGGCCCGCCAATTTAGCCAGCAGCTGCTGAGCTTGCTTGGCACCACCGTGGGCCTCACGGTCAACACCGTGATCGTGCTGGTGCTGGCGGTGTTTCTGCTGCTGGGAGGGGAGGGCATCAGTGCCGGCCTGGCCCAGTGGCTGCCGCCGCGGGTGCGGGAGCTGGTGGTGGCCACCTTGAACCGCACCTTCCGCGGCTACTTCGCCGGCCAGGTGGTGCTGGCGTTGATCCTCAGCCTGGCCCAGATCGTGGTGTTCACCTTGCTGGGCATTCCCTATGGCGTGTTGTTTGCGGTGGCGATCGGCTTCACCACCCTGGTGCCCTATGCCAGTGCCCTCACGATCGTGGCGGTGAGCGTGCTGCTCGCCCTGGATGATCCCCGCACGGGCCTGGAAGTGCTGGCCGCCGCCATCAGCGTGGGCCAGGTGGTGGACCAGGTGATCCAGCCCCGGCTGATGGGGCGGATCGTGGGGCTCCAGCCGGCCTGGCTGTTGATCAGCCTGCCGGTCGGAGCTCGCCTGGGCAGCCTGCTGGGCCTGGGGGATCTGCTCGGCTTGGTGCTGGCGGTGCCGGTGGCCAGCTGCGCCAAGACCTTTCTCGATGCCTGGGGCGACCAGCTTCGCGCCGGGGAGGTGCCGGTGGTCAGCTCCCCGGCGGGATCACGCCCTGAGCCGCCAGATAGCTGA
- a CDS encoding heat-inducible transcriptional repressor HrcA has translation MEPVGSQTLVRRFGLQASPATVRSAMGALEQRGLLTQPHPSAGRIPSQQGYRTYVDQLLPAPGAAALQLERELTGLSLQWAALDDLLLHLSRRLADLTGLLSLITRPQRQQSQLQALRLVASGERLLVFLVEGGATASSLNLRLPCLAVAELASLERWVAAQLDGGSIDWAALPSHLSSSGAVLRQALASHGQSRQLEGEGAVATGLAGLLAQPEFSQTLSLRPLVELVEDAPQQLLPQPGIWIGAEHPHRALHQCAVVQANYRSGDGGVGQVALVGPMRMAYATARAAVGSVAQALERLLG, from the coding sequence ATGGAGCCGGTGGGCAGCCAGACCCTGGTGCGCCGTTTTGGCCTGCAGGCCAGCCCGGCGACGGTACGTTCAGCCATGGGGGCCCTGGAGCAGCGTGGCCTGCTCACCCAGCCCCACCCCTCCGCTGGCCGAATCCCCAGCCAGCAGGGCTACCGCACCTACGTTGATCAGCTGCTGCCCGCGCCAGGTGCGGCCGCCCTGCAGCTGGAGCGCGAACTCACCGGACTCAGCCTGCAGTGGGCAGCCCTCGACGATCTGCTGCTGCATCTGAGCCGGCGCCTGGCAGATCTCACAGGCCTGCTCAGCCTGATCACCAGGCCCCAACGTCAGCAGTCCCAGCTGCAGGCCCTACGACTGGTGGCCAGTGGTGAACGCCTGCTGGTGTTCCTGGTGGAGGGGGGCGCCACCGCCAGCAGCCTCAACTTGCGGCTGCCGTGCCTTGCGGTAGCGGAACTGGCGTCCCTGGAGCGCTGGGTCGCGGCCCAGCTGGATGGCGGCAGCATCGACTGGGCCGCCCTGCCCTCCCACCTCAGCAGCAGCGGCGCGGTATTGCGCCAAGCGCTGGCTAGCCATGGGCAGTCGCGGCAGCTAGAGGGCGAAGGCGCTGTGGCGACGGGGCTAGCTGGCCTGCTGGCCCAGCCGGAATTCAGCCAGACCCTCAGCCTGCGCCCCTTAGTGGAGCTGGTGGAGGATGCGCCCCAACAGCTCCTGCCCCAGCCGGGCATTTGGATCGGCGCTGAGCATCCCCACCGGGCCCTGCACCAGTGCGCCGTGGTGCAGGCCAACTACCGCAGCGGCGACGGCGGCGTGGGCCAGGTGGCCCTAGTGGGGCCAATGCGCATGGCCTACGCCACGGCCCGAGCCGCCGTGGGCTCGGTGGCCCAGGCACTGGAAAGGCTTTTGGGTTAA
- the trpB gene encoding tryptophan synthase subunit beta has translation MTSTVSPLSAASGVDPAALERAARPNSLGRYGQFGGQYVPETLIPALAELEQAAAEAWKDPAFTDRLNHLLRTYVGRPNPLYEAERLTEHYRRPEGGPRIWLKREDLNHTGAHKINNALGQALLALRMGKKRIIAETGAGQHGVATATVCARFGLECVVYMGAEDMRRQALNVFRMRLLGATVQPVTAGTATLKDATSEAIRDWVTNVESTHYILGSVAGPHPYPMLVRDFHAVIGEETKRQCHEAFGRNPDVLVACVGGGSNAMGLFHPFVQDTDVRLVGVEAAGDGVATGRHAATITEGRVGVLHGAMSLLLQDEEGQVQEAHSISAGLDYPGVGPEHSYLKTIGRAEYGAVTDTEALDALQLLCRLEGIIPALETAHAFAWLEKLCPTLAPGTEVVLNLSGRGDKDVNTVAEKLGDKMGG, from the coding sequence GTGACAAGCACCGTCTCTCCCCTCTCCGCAGCCAGCGGCGTCGATCCAGCGGCCCTGGAGCGCGCAGCTCGCCCCAACAGTCTGGGCCGCTACGGCCAGTTCGGCGGCCAGTACGTGCCTGAAACCCTGATTCCCGCGCTGGCGGAGTTGGAGCAGGCCGCGGCTGAGGCCTGGAAGGATCCTGCTTTTACCGATCGGCTCAACCACCTGCTGCGCACCTATGTGGGGCGGCCCAATCCCCTCTATGAAGCGGAGCGGCTCACCGAGCACTACCGCCGGCCCGAGGGCGGTCCGCGCATCTGGCTGAAGCGCGAAGACCTCAACCACACCGGCGCCCACAAGATCAACAACGCCCTCGGTCAGGCGCTGCTGGCCCTGCGCATGGGCAAAAAACGGATCATTGCCGAAACCGGCGCCGGTCAGCACGGCGTGGCCACCGCCACCGTGTGCGCCCGCTTCGGTCTGGAGTGTGTGGTGTACATGGGCGCCGAGGACATGCGCCGTCAGGCCCTCAACGTTTTCCGCATGCGGCTGCTGGGGGCGACGGTGCAGCCGGTCACCGCTGGCACCGCCACCCTCAAGGACGCCACCAGCGAAGCGATCCGCGACTGGGTGACCAACGTGGAGAGCACCCACTACATTCTTGGCTCGGTGGCCGGGCCCCATCCCTACCCGATGCTGGTGCGCGACTTCCACGCCGTGATCGGTGAGGAAACCAAGCGCCAGTGCCACGAGGCCTTTGGCCGCAATCCCGATGTGCTGGTGGCCTGCGTTGGTGGGGGCTCCAATGCCATGGGCCTGTTCCATCCCTTCGTGCAGGACACGGACGTGCGTTTGGTGGGGGTGGAGGCCGCCGGCGATGGCGTGGCCACCGGCCGCCATGCCGCCACCATCACCGAGGGCCGCGTTGGCGTGCTGCACGGCGCCATGAGCCTGCTGCTGCAGGACGAGGAGGGCCAGGTGCAGGAGGCCCACTCGATCAGTGCCGGCCTCGATTACCCCGGCGTGGGCCCCGAGCACAGCTACCTCAAAACCATCGGTCGGGCTGAATACGGCGCCGTAACCGACACCGAGGCGCTCGATGCCCTGCAGCTTCTGTGTCGCCTGGAGGGCATCATCCCGGCGCTGGAAACGGCCCACGCCTTCGCCTGGCTGGAGAAGCTCTGCCCCACCCTGGCCCCTGGCACCGAGGTGGTCCTCAACCTCTCGGGCCGCGGCGACAAGGATGTGAACACGGTGGCCGAGAAGCTCGGCGACAAGATGGGAGGCTGA
- a CDS encoding histidine phosphatase family protein: MAKLEPAERELLLWRHGIAEDRHPDRPDQERALTAEGRQRTAAVAAELCRLQLHCDRLLSSPLRRALQTAEIGVAAGMAPALELEDRLAPGGDPRPLLQAGPWRRLGLVGHEPDLGELASSLLGLPAGSISVRKAGIVLLRLGPTGASLEALIGPRLLRLRRDG; encoded by the coding sequence ATGGCAAAACTTGAACCGGCTGAGCGTGAACTGCTGCTCTGGCGCCATGGCATCGCCGAAGATCGCCACCCTGATCGCCCTGATCAGGAGCGGGCCCTTACGGCTGAAGGCCGTCAGCGCACTGCGGCCGTGGCGGCGGAGTTGTGCCGCTTGCAGCTTCACTGTGATCGCCTCCTGAGCAGCCCCCTGCGGCGGGCGCTGCAAACCGCTGAAATTGGTGTGGCGGCTGGTATGGCACCGGCGCTGGAGTTGGAGGATCGCCTGGCGCCAGGCGGTGATCCGAGGCCGCTGCTGCAGGCGGGCCCTTGGCGGCGCCTTGGTCTGGTGGGCCATGAGCCAGACCTGGGCGAGCTGGCCTCGAGCCTGCTGGGGTTGCCGGCGGGTTCGATTTCGGTGCGTAAGGCCGGCATCGTGCTGCTGCGCTTGGGCCCAACTGGCGCCAGCTTGGAGGCCCTAATTGGCCCACGGTTGCTGCGACTACGGCGGGATGGCTAG